A part of Caretta caretta isolate rCarCar2 chromosome 1, rCarCar1.hap1, whole genome shotgun sequence genomic DNA contains:
- the LOC125640874 gene encoding arylsulfatase D-like, with the protein MGVGQQCSATCTKGSHSKTFPLSRRSYLTALLALCIFPKTCGMSVAVDSKPNILLIMADDLGIGDIGCYGNNTIRTPNIDQLAKEGVKLTQHIAAAPLCTPSRAAFLTGRYAIRSGMASSNGYRALQWNAGSGGLPVNETTFAKVLRQQGYTTGLIGKWHQGMNCEALNDHCHHPSNHGFDYFYGMPFTLLNNCQKNKPPELDAALQAKLWLYTQIIALAVLTVIIGKLTDLISASWKIVAFFALAGSLFFTSWYSSYGFVQYWNCILMRNYDITEQPMKLERTSALMLKEAVSFIERNKHGPFLLFVSFLHVHTPLFTTEKFLGKSRHGLYGDNVEEMDWLVGKILDAIDKEDLKNNTFTYFASDHGGQLEAQEGKTQLGGWNGIYKGGKGMGGWEGGIRVPGILRWPGVFPADTIIDEPTSLMDIYPTVAHLGGGIVPQDRVVDGRNLMPLLQGKVQQSEHEFMFHYCGSYLHAVRWHQKDSGALWKAHYVTPIFHPEGAGACYGRGICPCFGEGVTHHDPPLLFDLSRDPSEAKPLSPGTEPLFDTVISRIERAVQEHRQTLTPVPQQLSLYNVMWKPWLQPCCGTFPFCWCDREGDSAPSITPAL; encoded by the exons GAGCTACCTAACTGCTCTGCTGGCATTATGCATATTTCCAAAGACATGTGGAATGAGTGTGGCTGTGGATTCTAAACCCAATATTTTACTGATAATGGCAGATGATCTTGGCATTGGAGACATAGGTTGCTATGGTAACAATACCATAAG GACCCCTAATATTGACCAGCTGGCCAAGGAAGGGGTGAAACTTACTCAGCACATTGCTGCAGCTCCACTTTGTACTCCAAGCAGAGCGGCTTTCCTGACTGGCAGATACGCCATCAGATCAG GCATGGCTTCCAGTAATGGATATCGTGCCCTGCAGTGGAATGCTGGGTCAGGAGGACTCCCTGTAAATGAAACCACTTTTGCCAAGGTGCTGCGTCAGCAGGGTTACACCACGGGACTTATAG GGAAGTGGCATCAGGGTATGAACTGTGAAGCCCTCAATGATCACTGCCACCACCCTTCAAACCatggttttgattatttttacGGCATGCCTTTTACTCTCCTAAACAACTGTCAGAAAAACAAACCTCCCGAGTTGGATGCAGCCCTTCAAGCCAAACTCTGGCTTTACACTCAAATAATTGCCCTTGCTGTGCTCACAGTTATCATTGGAAAGCTTACTGACTTGATTTCCGCCAGCTGGAAAATAGTCGCCTTCTTTGCCTTAGCTGGCTCTCTTTTTTTCACTTCCTGGTACTCCAGTTATGGATTTGTGCAATATTGGAACTGTATCCTGATGAGGAACTATGATATTACTGAACAACCTATGAAGTTGGAAAGGACGTCTGCCCTCATGCTTAAGGAAGCAGTTTCATTTATTGAAAG AAACAAGCATGGACCATTCCTCCTCTTCGTTTCCTTTTTACATGTTCACACACCCCTTTTCACCACGGAGAAATTTCTTGGAAAGAGCAGACACGGCTTATATGGAGACAATGTAGAAGAAATGGATTGGTTGGTGG GCAAAATTCTTGATGCTATTGACAAGGAAGATTTGAAAAACAACACATTCACGTATTTTGCCTCTGACCATGGAGGACAATTGGAGGCTCAAGAAGGAAAAACTCAGCTAGGTGGCTGGAATGGCATATATAAAG GTGGAAAAGGCAtgggaggctgggaaggaggcatCCGTGTGCCAGGGATACTTAGATGGCCAGGAGTCTTTCCTGCTGACACAATTATTGATGAACCTACAAGCCTTATGGACATTTATCCCACAGTGGCTCATCTGGGTGGAGGGATAGTGCCCCAGGACAG GGTAGTTGATGGCCGGAACCTGATGCCTTTACTACAAGGAAAAGTTCAACAGTCAGAGCATGAGTTCATGTTTCACTACTGTGGGTCATACTTACACGCGGTGCGATGGCACCAAAAGGACA GTGGGGCACTGTGGAAGGCTCATTATGTGACCCCAATATTCCATCCAGAGGGTGCTGGAGCGTGTTATGGAAGAGGAATTTGCCCTTGTTTTGGGGAAGGTGTAACCCATCATGACCCTCCTTTACTCTTTGATCTCTCCAGAGACCCTTCCGAGGCCAAACCTCTATCACCTGGCACTGAGCCCCTGTTTGACACAGTAATAAGCAGAATAGAAAGAGCTGTTCAGGAGCATCGCCAGACACTGACTCCAGTCCCACAACAGCTCTCTTTGTACAACGTtatgtggaagccctggctgcAGCCGTGCTGTGGGACATTCCCGTTTTGCTGGTGTGATAGAGAGGGTGACAGTGCACCCTCTATCACACCAGCTCTGTAA